The following proteins come from a genomic window of Pyxidicoccus sp. MSG2:
- a CDS encoding GAF domain-containing sensor histidine kinase gives MPGDVQSILRSPERLAALRRTALMGTQAEEAFDRLTRLACRILRAPIGLVSLLDDNRHFCKSCIGLPEPWLSRRELPLSHSLCKYTLAADDPLVVTDAREDPVLRECLGVKEIGAVAYAGVPLVSSGQTLGAFCVLDTVPRHWTEDDLHVLRDLAASVMTEVELRATREVEVEARAEHARREEAEDARRRMALLADAGSLLADVSRSEASLQRLAERIIPDLGELCVVELLVDDGPFSSGPWLAHVEASGLDRLRAVLSSPDARDAWRASETPGTLRLCLDEVPSARRGLESFLRRLDVRCLLRVPVLTAHGLDGLLTVGRGSRDARPYQDVEVEVAQALAERIAVALENARLLQKVREGVRSRDEFLSIAAHELRTPLTPLKLQLETLRRSVAAAGLEDARVMRHLERSSAQVQRLAQLVERLLDVSRVATGRLGLLLEELDLSSLATEVTDRFREEAEAAGSRLEVHTPGPVRGVWDQLRLEQVLSSLLSNAIKYGASRPIEVSVEGHGELVRLCVRDHGIGLKREDTGRIFERFERAVSPKHYGGMGLGLYVAKQIIEAHGGTIVVRSQPGQGSTFTVVLPTQVPPRQLSAEQGASAASGA, from the coding sequence ATGCCGGGCGACGTCCAGAGCATCTTGCGCTCCCCCGAGCGACTGGCCGCGTTGCGCCGCACCGCCCTGATGGGCACCCAGGCCGAGGAGGCCTTCGACCGGCTCACCCGCCTGGCCTGTCGCATCCTCCGCGCCCCCATCGGCCTGGTGAGCCTGCTCGATGACAATCGTCACTTCTGCAAGAGCTGCATCGGCCTGCCGGAGCCCTGGCTGAGCCGGCGCGAGCTGCCGCTGTCGCACTCGCTCTGCAAGTACACCCTGGCTGCCGATGACCCCCTCGTGGTGACGGACGCCCGCGAGGACCCCGTGCTCCGCGAGTGCCTGGGCGTGAAGGAGATTGGTGCGGTGGCCTACGCGGGCGTGCCGCTCGTCAGCTCCGGGCAGACGCTGGGAGCGTTCTGCGTCCTCGACACCGTCCCGCGTCACTGGACGGAGGACGACCTCCACGTCCTGAGGGACCTCGCGGCCTCGGTGATGACCGAGGTGGAGCTGCGGGCCACGCGCGAGGTGGAGGTCGAGGCGAGGGCGGAGCACGCGCGCCGCGAGGAGGCGGAGGACGCGCGCCGGCGGATGGCGCTGCTTGCGGACGCGGGCTCGCTGCTGGCGGACGTCTCCCGGAGCGAGGCCTCGCTCCAGCGGCTGGCCGAGCGAATCATCCCCGACCTGGGCGAGCTGTGCGTCGTGGAACTGCTCGTCGACGACGGGCCCTTCTCCTCCGGCCCCTGGCTGGCCCACGTGGAGGCCTCGGGATTGGACCGGCTGCGCGCCGTGCTGTCCTCTCCGGATGCGCGGGACGCGTGGCGGGCCAGCGAGACGCCTGGGACTCTCCGGCTCTGTCTGGATGAAGTGCCTTCCGCTCGGAGGGGACTCGAGTCGTTCCTCCGACGGCTGGACGTGCGGTGCCTGCTGCGCGTCCCGGTGCTCACCGCCCATGGGCTGGACGGGTTGCTCACGGTGGGGCGCGGCTCGCGGGACGCGCGGCCCTACCAGGACGTGGAGGTGGAGGTGGCGCAGGCGCTCGCGGAGCGCATCGCCGTGGCGTTGGAGAACGCGCGGCTCCTCCAGAAGGTGCGCGAGGGCGTCCGCTCCCGCGACGAGTTCCTCTCCATCGCCGCGCACGAGCTGCGCACGCCGCTGACGCCCCTGAAGCTGCAGTTGGAGACACTCCGCCGCAGCGTGGCGGCCGCGGGCCTCGAGGACGCGCGGGTGATGCGCCACCTGGAGCGCTCGTCAGCCCAGGTGCAGCGCCTGGCCCAATTGGTGGAACGCCTGCTGGACGTGTCGCGCGTCGCCACCGGGCGGCTGGGGTTGCTGCTCGAGGAGCTGGACCTGTCCTCCCTGGCCACCGAGGTGACGGACCGCTTCCGAGAGGAGGCGGAGGCCGCGGGCAGTCGGCTGGAGGTCCACACCCCCGGCCCGGTGCGCGGCGTGTGGGACCAGCTCCGGCTGGAGCAGGTGCTGTCCAGCCTCCTGTCCAACGCCATCAAGTACGGCGCGAGCCGTCCCATCGAAGTGTCCGTGGAGGGGCACGGGGAGCTGGTGCGCCTGTGCGTGAGGGACCATGGCATCGGCCTCAAGCGCGAGGACACGGGCCGCATCTTCGAGCGCTTCGAGCGCGCGGTGTCTCCCAAGCACTATGGCGGCATGGGGCTGGGGCTGTACGTGGCGAAGCAGATCATCGAGGCCCATGGCGGCACCATCGTGGTGCGGAGCCAGCCGGGGCAGGGCTCGACCTTCACCGTGGTCCTTCCCACCCAGGTGCCGCCCCGGCAGCTCTCCGCGGAGCAGGGAGCGTCCGCCGCCTCGGGGGCATGA
- a CDS encoding cobalamin B12-binding domain-containing protein gives MPPTVLPSPEVVADALLVGNSGTVLEAVQRYMEDGGAAFLVDALARPVMQAVGDRWCGGVITVAEEHAASELLRELLTQLLPGLGWHQGGPRAVIACVPGEQHLLGARLVAQILALDGWHVRFLGADTPARDLAVFVAREQPAFVGLSVCMAERLEAARFTLELLHRTTPNIPLVAGGRAAGSLVPEEKGTWSVLQSSEELLDLTRNRAGGHLLFP, from the coding sequence TTGCCCCCTACAGTGTTGCCTTCTCCCGAAGTCGTCGCGGACGCGCTCCTCGTGGGAAATAGCGGGACGGTGCTCGAGGCGGTGCAGCGGTACATGGAAGATGGCGGCGCCGCGTTCCTCGTGGATGCGCTGGCCCGGCCCGTCATGCAGGCCGTGGGCGACCGGTGGTGCGGCGGCGTCATCACGGTGGCGGAGGAGCATGCCGCCTCGGAGCTGCTGCGCGAGCTGCTGACCCAGTTGCTGCCCGGCCTCGGATGGCACCAGGGCGGACCCCGGGCCGTCATCGCCTGCGTGCCCGGCGAACAGCACCTCCTCGGGGCGCGGCTCGTCGCCCAGATACTGGCGCTCGACGGCTGGCACGTGCGCTTCCTGGGGGCGGACACGCCCGCCCGGGACCTGGCGGTGTTCGTCGCCCGCGAGCAGCCCGCTTTCGTCGGGCTCTCCGTCTGCATGGCAGAGCGCCTCGAGGCCGCGCGGTTCACCCTGGAGCTGCTGCACCGCACGACGCCGAACATCCCGCTCGTGGCGGGAGGGCGTGCGGCCGGGAGCCTGGTCCCCGAAGAGAAGGGCACCTGGTCCGTGCTCCAATCTTCCGAGGAGCTGCTGGACCTGACACGAAACAGAGCGGGCGGACACCTCCTCTTCCCATGA
- a CDS encoding Isoquinoline 1-oxidoreductase subunit, which yields MQPTLQVMAPLLVLLVVGGCRREPEAGTAQKVALPEVAAHALRAPQDFAVIEAPAERSKALFLEASRVFLHPRCANCHPSGDVPLQGMNGQPHDPPVVRGPEDKGVVGMECTSCHQDRNLAHARVPGAPNWHLAPIEMAWVGKSPRHLCEQLKDPKRNGGKTLAQLVDHNAHDGLVGWGWRPGADREPAPGTQEQFGAIIAAWVETGAECPSEEARP from the coding sequence ATGCAGCCAACTCTCCAGGTCATGGCTCCGCTGCTCGTCCTCCTGGTCGTGGGCGGATGCCGGCGTGAGCCCGAAGCGGGTACGGCGCAGAAGGTCGCGCTCCCCGAGGTCGCAGCCCATGCGCTCCGCGCTCCCCAGGACTTCGCCGTCATCGAAGCCCCGGCGGAGCGCTCGAAGGCGCTCTTCCTCGAGGCCAGCCGCGTGTTCCTGCACCCGCGCTGCGCCAACTGTCACCCCAGCGGCGACGTGCCCCTCCAGGGCATGAACGGCCAGCCGCACGACCCGCCCGTGGTGCGCGGGCCGGAGGACAAGGGCGTCGTCGGCATGGAGTGCACCAGCTGCCACCAGGACCGGAACCTGGCGCATGCCCGTGTGCCCGGCGCGCCGAACTGGCACCTGGCGCCCATTGAAATGGCCTGGGTGGGAAAGAGCCCGCGCCATCTCTGCGAGCAGCTGAAGGACCCGAAGCGCAACGGCGGCAAGACGCTGGCGCAGCTCGTCGACCACAACGCCCACGACGGGCTGGTGGGCTGGGGCTGGAGGCCCGGGGCGGATCGCGAGCCCGCGCCCGGAACGCAGGAGCAGTTCGGCGCCATCATCGCCGCGTGGGTGGAGACGGGCGCGGAGTGCCCGAGCGAGGAGGCACGGCCATGA
- a CDS encoding (2Fe-2S)-binding protein has product MTIHVRVNGVEKELEVDPEMPLLWALRDVLGLTGTKYGCGQALCGACTVHLDGQTVRACVTPVRRAEGKSVTTIEGLSPDGSHPLQKAWCDLGVPQCGFCQAGQIMSAAALLAKKPKPTDADIDQSLAGNLCRCGTYTRIRAAVKKVAGISEEEP; this is encoded by the coding sequence ATGACGATTCACGTCCGCGTCAACGGTGTGGAGAAGGAGCTGGAGGTCGACCCGGAGATGCCGCTGCTCTGGGCGCTGCGCGACGTGCTCGGCCTCACGGGGACGAAGTACGGCTGCGGTCAGGCGCTGTGCGGCGCGTGCACCGTCCACCTGGACGGCCAGACGGTCCGCGCGTGTGTGACGCCGGTGCGCCGCGCGGAGGGGAAGTCCGTGACGACGATTGAAGGCCTGTCGCCGGACGGCAGCCATCCCCTGCAGAAGGCCTGGTGCGACCTGGGCGTCCCGCAGTGCGGCTTCTGCCAGGCGGGGCAGATCATGAGCGCGGCGGCACTGCTGGCGAAGAAGCCGAAGCCGACGGACGCCGACATCGACCAGTCGCTCGCCGGCAACCTGTGCCGGTGCGGCACGTACACGCGCATCCGCGCGGCCGTGAAGAAGGTCGCGGGCATCTCCGAGGAGGAGCCATGA
- a CDS encoding xanthine dehydrogenase family protein molybdopterin-binding subunit, translating to MTRRLQLISRRSFLEGLNLAVGGLTLGLFSAEALAAEPSGRTGRKPKTGSPAIEDGTPGLNPNAFVHVAPDGLVTIVCHRSEMGQGIRSSLPVLIADELGADMARVRILQADGNKVYGDQNTDGSSSVRGIYDDMRRAGATARTMLVAAAAKRWKVKPEDCEARNHAVFHRDGKRTLGFGMLADEAARLAVPEAKSVKLRPKAELRNVGRPLPLLDGPAYVNGSAVFGADVKLPGMLVAVIARPAVVGGKVARYDAAKALAVPGVRRVVELPAPEKPYVYQQWGGLAVLAENTWAAMQGRAALDITWEDGANASYDSKQYREAMTASVRAPGTAVRNVGDVDKALAGAARVVEAEYYTPHLPHVPMEPLVALARVDGDSCEVWAPTQNPQDAQEVAGGILKIPPEQVTVHVTFLGGGFGRKSKADFIAEVVWLAREAGVPVRVQWTREDDVRNDYYHSVSTQRLSAGLDADGRVVAWRHRTAFPPIASTFSPASRPSARDLKQGVTDLPLAVPNVRAETCEAPAHVRIGWLRSVYNIFHSFSVNSFVDELAHARGVDSRDLRLELLGPPRVVTKEELGVRELDNYGQSLDEHPIDTGRMRRVVERVTKLSRWDERKQDGRALGLAAHRSFLSYVAVVASVVKDAAGRLRVDEAWVVVDAGTVINPDRVRAQMEGSVIFGMSLALHGEISMKGGAVEQSNFRDFKLVRINEAPRKIHVDIVESDGAPGGIGEPGVPPVAPAIANAVFALTGTRVRELPLARSLQV from the coding sequence ATGACCCGGCGGCTCCAGTTGATTTCGCGGCGCTCCTTCCTCGAAGGCCTGAACCTGGCGGTGGGCGGGCTCACCCTGGGCCTCTTCTCCGCCGAGGCGCTCGCGGCCGAGCCCTCCGGACGCACGGGCAGGAAGCCGAAGACGGGCTCCCCTGCGATTGAAGACGGCACCCCGGGACTCAACCCCAACGCCTTCGTCCACGTGGCCCCGGACGGGCTCGTCACCATCGTCTGCCACCGCTCGGAGATGGGGCAGGGCATCCGCAGCTCGCTGCCGGTGCTCATCGCGGACGAATTGGGCGCGGACATGGCCCGCGTGCGCATCCTCCAGGCGGACGGCAACAAGGTCTACGGCGACCAGAACACCGACGGCTCCAGCAGCGTGCGCGGCATCTACGACGACATGCGCCGCGCCGGCGCCACCGCGCGCACCATGCTGGTGGCGGCCGCCGCGAAGCGTTGGAAGGTGAAGCCGGAGGACTGCGAGGCGCGAAACCACGCCGTCTTCCACCGCGACGGGAAGCGGACGCTGGGCTTCGGTATGCTGGCGGACGAGGCGGCGCGGCTGGCCGTCCCCGAGGCGAAGTCCGTCAAGCTGCGGCCGAAGGCCGAGCTGCGCAACGTGGGCCGGCCGCTGCCGCTGCTGGACGGGCCCGCCTACGTCAATGGCTCCGCCGTCTTCGGCGCGGACGTGAAGCTGCCGGGCATGCTCGTCGCGGTGATTGCGAGGCCCGCCGTCGTGGGAGGGAAGGTGGCGCGGTACGACGCGGCGAAGGCGCTCGCCGTCCCGGGCGTGAGGCGCGTGGTGGAGCTGCCCGCGCCCGAGAAGCCCTACGTCTACCAGCAGTGGGGTGGGCTGGCGGTGCTGGCGGAGAACACCTGGGCGGCAATGCAGGGCCGCGCGGCGCTGGACATCACCTGGGAGGACGGAGCGAACGCGTCGTACGACTCGAAGCAGTACCGCGAGGCGATGACGGCGTCGGTGCGCGCGCCGGGCACGGCGGTCCGCAACGTCGGTGACGTGGACAAGGCGCTGGCCGGGGCGGCGCGCGTCGTCGAGGCCGAGTACTACACCCCCCACTTGCCGCACGTGCCCATGGAGCCGCTCGTCGCGCTGGCCCGTGTGGACGGCGACTCCTGCGAGGTGTGGGCCCCCACGCAGAACCCGCAGGACGCGCAAGAAGTCGCCGGGGGCATCCTCAAGATTCCGCCCGAGCAGGTGACGGTCCATGTCACCTTCCTCGGCGGCGGCTTCGGCCGCAAGTCGAAGGCGGACTTCATCGCCGAGGTGGTGTGGCTGGCCCGCGAGGCGGGCGTCCCGGTGCGCGTGCAGTGGACGCGCGAGGACGACGTGCGCAACGACTACTACCACTCGGTCAGCACCCAGCGGCTGAGCGCGGGCCTGGACGCGGACGGCAGGGTGGTGGCCTGGCGCCACCGCACGGCCTTCCCGCCCATCGCCTCCACCTTCTCACCGGCGAGCCGGCCCAGCGCGCGGGACTTGAAGCAGGGCGTGACGGACCTGCCGCTCGCCGTGCCCAACGTCCGCGCGGAGACGTGTGAGGCCCCCGCCCACGTGCGCATCGGCTGGCTGCGCTCCGTCTACAACATCTTCCACTCCTTCTCGGTCAACTCGTTCGTGGATGAGCTGGCCCACGCGCGGGGCGTGGACTCGCGCGACCTGCGCCTGGAGCTCCTGGGGCCGCCGCGCGTGGTGACGAAGGAGGAGCTGGGGGTCCGCGAGCTGGACAACTACGGCCAGTCCCTGGACGAGCACCCCATCGACACCGGGCGCATGCGGCGCGTCGTCGAGCGGGTGACGAAGCTTTCGCGCTGGGACGAGCGCAAGCAGGACGGCCGGGCGCTGGGGCTCGCCGCGCACCGCAGCTTCCTGTCCTACGTGGCCGTCGTCGCGTCGGTGGTGAAGGACGCGGCTGGCAGGCTCCGCGTCGACGAGGCGTGGGTGGTGGTGGATGCCGGGACGGTCATCAACCCGGACCGCGTGCGCGCGCAGATGGAGGGCTCGGTCATCTTCGGGATGAGCCTGGCGCTGCACGGCGAAATCAGCATGAAGGGCGGCGCGGTGGAGCAGTCCAACTTCCGCGACTTCAAGCTGGTGCGCATCAACGAGGCGCCCCGGAAGATTCACGTCGACATCGTCGAGAGCGACGGTGCGCCCGGCGGCATCGGCGAGCCGGGGGTGCCTCCCGTCGCGCCGGCCATCGCCAACGCCGTCTTCGCGCTCACCGGCACCCGCGTGCGGGAGCTGCCCCTGGCGCGCTCGCTCCAGGTCTGA
- a CDS encoding PAS domain-containing protein, which translates to MTDREAIEGVSEEQSRLFLETMVASAPVGLAFVDLDLRFIHINDTLADMNGLPRQAHLGRQVRDVIPDLWPFVEPHYRKVLETGQPALNLEVVGSTYKDSGAERCFLVNYYPVHGANGATHGVGITVVETTESKHAEQALRMSEQRYRSLVESVAQTVWTTNGRGELVEPAPHWLAFTGQSHDAHLGLGWLDAIHPSDRTRFVSEWAAALELRDPYRGEARLRYHDGSYRDTVIRSVPVFDDRGLVREWISTAEDVTGHKHAERSLRRTTQALRESDERYRTFVAQSTEGIWRLEIEPPIDTRLPEDAQVQALLARGAVAETNETMARMTGFASAPEMVGTTLQQMIAMLTQDPAHVDKAVLPFIRLGYRMENVETRQVDKSSGAERVRMANLVGVVEHGMLVRVWGTQRDVTEQVLAKEALEQSREVVRMREHQLRAITDALPALVAYVDRDERYVFCNRAFDTWFGLNPEELAGQPVRGLSGEMGYAHLKDWMRRALAGETVSYESALTLRDGRMLHVQSSYVPTRTPQGQVKGFVALVHDITDRKRAEAEVEAQRARLYDVLMNVPASIAILRGPDQVFTLVNPLYRRHAYGVELTGRSLRDLVKRSRNGEDYSRELQHVYETGKPLDMHEVLARVDPRGDGVREDHYFNIAYVPLRDADGEVDSVMSFSMDVTEHVQSRKRAEELAAHLSNQQQWLESVLNLLPIPFMLIEPGTGRALFANQATHRMAGGVFPLGIPTEGYDAVYRITDDAGRPTPGEQIPGARAARGERLQQVPAVWHTEAGTYSLLTDSELLPAMHGHPATVVLALQDVTRLKQTEARLQESVRLRDEFLTVASHELKTPLTPLQIKLQGLAREARADVPVGRLRERVLSTAENASLQIRKLTALINDLLDVTQLTGEALSLNRETMDLTSVLRAVAEQFRTQAAQAGCELVVESSKPVVGWWDRHRLEQVARGLLSNAIKYGPGRPVVLRAEQADGRARFSVRDEGIGIAPENLARIFEKFGRAVSTRNYGGLGLGLFISRRIVEAHQGTILAESQQGQGATFTVELPLAMGRQPSGAARH; encoded by the coding sequence ATGACGGACAGGGAAGCCATCGAGGGCGTCTCCGAGGAACAGTCCCGACTGTTCCTCGAGACGATGGTAGCGAGCGCTCCGGTGGGCCTGGCCTTCGTGGACCTGGACCTGCGCTTCATCCACATCAACGACACCCTGGCCGACATGAACGGGCTGCCCCGTCAGGCCCATCTGGGCCGCCAGGTGCGCGACGTCATCCCCGACCTGTGGCCCTTCGTCGAGCCGCACTACCGGAAGGTCCTGGAGACGGGACAGCCGGCCCTGAACCTGGAGGTGGTCGGCTCCACCTACAAGGACAGCGGAGCCGAGCGCTGCTTCCTGGTGAACTACTACCCCGTGCACGGCGCCAACGGCGCCACCCATGGCGTCGGCATCACCGTGGTGGAGACGACGGAGTCGAAGCACGCGGAACAGGCGCTCCGCATGAGCGAGCAGCGCTACCGCTCCCTGGTGGAGTCCGTGGCGCAGACGGTGTGGACCACCAACGGCCGGGGGGAGCTGGTGGAGCCGGCGCCCCACTGGCTCGCCTTCACGGGGCAGAGCCATGACGCCCACCTGGGGCTGGGCTGGCTCGACGCCATCCACCCGAGCGACCGCACGCGCTTCGTGTCGGAGTGGGCCGCGGCCCTCGAGCTGAGAGACCCCTACCGGGGCGAGGCGCGGCTGCGGTACCACGACGGCTCCTACCGCGACACCGTCATCCGCAGCGTCCCGGTGTTCGATGACCGGGGCCTCGTGCGCGAGTGGATCTCCACCGCCGAGGACGTCACCGGACACAAGCACGCCGAGCGCTCACTGCGGCGAACCACCCAGGCGCTCCGCGAGAGCGACGAGCGCTACCGCACCTTCGTCGCCCAGAGCACCGAGGGCATCTGGCGGCTGGAAATCGAGCCGCCCATCGACACGCGCCTGCCCGAGGACGCGCAGGTCCAGGCACTGCTGGCCCGGGGCGCCGTCGCCGAGACGAACGAGACGATGGCGCGCATGACGGGCTTCGCGTCCGCGCCGGAGATGGTGGGCACCACGCTGCAACAGATGATTGCCATGCTCACCCAGGACCCGGCCCACGTCGACAAGGCGGTCCTTCCCTTCATCCGCCTCGGCTACCGGATGGAGAACGTGGAGACGCGCCAGGTGGACAAGTCGTCGGGCGCGGAGCGCGTGCGGATGGCGAACCTCGTCGGCGTGGTGGAGCACGGCATGCTGGTGCGCGTGTGGGGCACCCAGCGCGACGTGACGGAGCAGGTGCTCGCGAAGGAAGCCCTGGAGCAGAGCCGCGAGGTGGTGCGCATGCGCGAGCATCAACTGCGCGCCATCACCGACGCACTCCCCGCCCTGGTGGCCTACGTCGACCGCGACGAGCGCTACGTCTTCTGCAACCGGGCGTTCGATACGTGGTTCGGGCTCAATCCCGAGGAACTGGCGGGCCAGCCGGTGCGCGGGCTGTCCGGCGAGATGGGGTATGCCCACCTGAAGGACTGGATGCGCAGGGCCCTGGCGGGGGAGACCGTCAGCTACGAGAGCGCCCTGACGCTCCGGGACGGGCGGATGCTGCACGTCCAGTCCTCCTATGTCCCCACGCGCACGCCCCAGGGCCAGGTGAAGGGCTTCGTTGCCCTCGTGCATGACATCACGGACCGCAAGCGGGCGGAGGCCGAGGTGGAAGCCCAGCGGGCGCGCCTCTACGACGTCCTCATGAACGTCCCGGCGTCCATCGCCATCCTGCGCGGCCCCGACCAGGTCTTCACCCTCGTCAATCCCCTCTACCGGCGGCATGCCTATGGGGTGGAGCTCACCGGCCGGTCGCTGAGGGACCTCGTCAAGCGCAGCCGGAATGGCGAGGACTACTCCCGGGAGCTGCAGCACGTCTACGAGACCGGAAAGCCCCTCGACATGCACGAGGTCCTCGCCCGGGTGGACCCCCGTGGAGACGGCGTGCGGGAGGACCACTACTTCAACATCGCCTACGTGCCGCTGCGCGACGCCGACGGAGAGGTGGACTCCGTCATGTCCTTCTCCATGGACGTGACGGAGCACGTCCAGTCCCGGAAGAGAGCGGAGGAGCTGGCCGCGCACCTGTCCAACCAGCAGCAGTGGCTGGAGTCGGTGCTCAACCTCCTCCCCATCCCCTTCATGCTGATAGAGCCCGGCACCGGACGGGCCCTCTTCGCGAACCAGGCCACCCACCGGATGGCAGGTGGCGTCTTCCCGCTGGGCATCCCCACGGAGGGCTACGACGCCGTGTACCGCATCACCGACGACGCGGGGCGGCCCACTCCCGGGGAGCAGATTCCCGGAGCGCGGGCCGCGCGCGGCGAGCGACTCCAGCAGGTCCCCGCGGTCTGGCACACGGAGGCAGGGACGTACTCACTCCTCACGGACTCGGAGCTGCTCCCGGCGATGCACGGCCACCCGGCCACCGTGGTGCTCGCCCTCCAGGACGTGACGCGGCTCAAGCAGACCGAGGCCCGGCTCCAGGAATCCGTGCGGCTGCGCGACGAGTTCCTCACCGTGGCCTCCCACGAGCTGAAGACGCCGCTCACTCCGCTGCAGATAAAGCTCCAGGGGCTGGCGCGCGAGGCCCGCGCGGACGTCCCGGTGGGCAGACTCCGGGAGCGCGTGCTGTCCACGGCGGAGAATGCCTCCTTGCAGATTCGCAAGCTCACCGCCCTCATCAACGATTTGCTGGACGTGACGCAGCTCACCGGCGAGGCGCTGTCGCTGAATCGGGAGACGATGGACCTGACGTCCGTCCTGCGCGCGGTGGCGGAGCAGTTCCGGACCCAGGCCGCCCAGGCCGGGTGCGAGCTCGTCGTCGAGTCCTCGAAGCCCGTCGTGGGCTGGTGGGACCGGCACCGGCTGGAGCAGGTGGCGCGTGGCCTCTTGTCCAATGCCATCAAATACGGGCCGGGCCGGCCCGTGGTGCTCCGGGCGGAGCAGGCGGACGGCAGGGCCCGCTTCAGCGTGCGGGACGAGGGCATCGGCATCGCCCCGGAGAACCTGGCGCGCATCTTCGAGAAGTTCGGGCGCGCCGTCTCCACCCGCAACTACGGTGGCCTGGGCCTGGGCCTCTTCATCAGCCGCCGCATCGTGGAGGCGCACCAGGGCACCATCCTGGCGGAGAGCCAGCAGGGCCAGGGCGCCACCTTCACCGTGGAGCTGCCGCTCGCCATGGGGCGGCAGCCATCGGGCGCGGCGAGGCACTGA
- a CDS encoding M28 family metallopeptidase, with product MPRSRLSRSLAVLCLTLATPVLAGAEEAAPPAREREAALLVGTVLGGTPMLEDLRSLVDEVGGRATGSDANRRSVEWALERFKAAGVTARAEPFRMPALWLERSAAATVQGPGVRFAPRVAAMPFSAATTKGGFKAPLVDLGRGTEADFKRTGEKVRGAFLLVETDELRDVDGLFREYNEATDIESRAFAAGAAGVVYMGSRPGNQLYRHNVSVGPKNTRPMMVMERDGAKRALRLLRSGTSLTLTAALDLQTGGPYESRNVIGEIRGATRPDEVVVIGAHLDSWDLGGGALDNGANVAMLIDLARQMQRLGLKPERTIRFALWNGEEQGMNGSAGYARTHAAELDGHAMTLSVDIGCGRITGFFTNGRPSLVPLVDKALKPVEGLGPFAQVDVPVVGTDNFDFMLHGVANLIANQEAATYGPNYHARSDEFEQCDARTLRTNAAVVGALTWGFANMGEKLPRQSRAEVEALINSTDLGQQMKSFNVWDEWAAGTRGRAPERPAAPATR from the coding sequence ATGCCCCGCTCCCGCCTGTCGCGCAGCCTCGCCGTGCTCTGCCTCACCCTGGCCACGCCGGTGCTCGCGGGTGCCGAAGAGGCGGCTCCTCCCGCGCGTGAGCGCGAGGCCGCGCTGCTCGTCGGCACGGTGCTCGGAGGGACGCCGATGCTGGAGGACCTGCGCTCACTGGTGGACGAGGTGGGTGGCCGCGCCACCGGCTCGGACGCCAACCGCCGCTCCGTGGAGTGGGCACTGGAGCGCTTCAAGGCCGCGGGCGTGACGGCGCGCGCGGAGCCCTTCCGGATGCCGGCGCTGTGGCTGGAGCGCTCCGCCGCCGCCACGGTGCAGGGCCCGGGCGTGCGCTTCGCTCCGCGCGTGGCCGCGATGCCGTTCTCCGCCGCGACGACGAAGGGCGGCTTCAAGGCCCCGCTGGTGGACCTGGGGCGCGGCACCGAGGCGGATTTCAAGCGCACGGGCGAGAAGGTGCGCGGCGCGTTCCTCCTCGTCGAGACGGACGAGCTGCGCGACGTGGACGGCCTGTTCCGCGAGTACAACGAGGCGACGGACATCGAGTCTCGCGCCTTCGCCGCGGGCGCGGCCGGCGTCGTCTACATGGGCAGCCGGCCCGGCAACCAGCTCTACCGCCACAACGTCTCCGTGGGCCCGAAGAACACGCGCCCCATGATGGTGATGGAGCGCGACGGCGCGAAGCGCGCGCTGCGCCTGCTGCGCTCGGGCACGTCGCTCACGCTCACCGCCGCGCTCGATTTGCAGACGGGCGGCCCCTACGAGTCGCGGAACGTCATCGGCGAGATTCGCGGCGCCACCCGGCCGGACGAGGTCGTCGTCATTGGCGCCCACCTGGACAGCTGGGACCTGGGCGGTGGCGCGCTGGACAACGGTGCCAACGTGGCGATGCTCATCGACCTCGCGCGGCAGATGCAGCGGCTGGGCCTGAAGCCCGAGCGCACCATCCGCTTCGCCCTGTGGAACGGCGAGGAACAGGGCATGAACGGCTCGGCGGGCTACGCGCGCACGCACGCCGCGGAGCTGGACGGGCACGCGATGACACTGTCGGTGGACATCGGCTGCGGCCGCATCACCGGCTTCTTCACCAATGGCCGACCGTCGCTGGTGCCGCTGGTGGACAAGGCGCTGAAGCCCGTGGAGGGGCTGGGGCCCTTCGCGCAGGTGGACGTCCCGGTGGTGGGCACCGACAACTTCGACTTCATGCTGCACGGCGTGGCCAACCTCATCGCCAACCAGGAGGCGGCCACCTACGGGCCCAACTATCACGCGCGCTCGGACGAGTTCGAGCAGTGCGACGCCCGGACGCTGCGCACCAACGCGGCCGTGGTGGGTGCGCTCACCTGGGGCTTCGCCAACATGGGCGAGAAGCTGCCCCGCCAGAGCCGCGCCGAGGTGGAGGCGCTCATCAACAGCACCGACCTGGGCCAGCAGATGAAGTCCTTCAACGTCTGGGACGAGTGGGCCGCCGGCACCCGCGGCCGCGCCCCCGAGCGCCCGGCGGCGCCCGCCACCCGCTGA